The window TTCACCTTGTATCTTGAATTAACAACCAGGTTTTGTCATCCAGGACTGATAACTCCATAAAGAATCACTGGAACAGTTCCTTAAAGAAGAAACTAGATTTTTATTTGGCCACTGGAGAACTCCCACCAGTTCCGAAAACTGGACTGCAAAATGGTACCAAAGATTTATCAAGACCAGCAGTTAAAGGGAAGTCCTTTGTTTCTTCCAGTAAAGGACTGGACTTGGCTGCTCAAGTTTCCTCAGAAGTTGCAGAGTTGTGTAAATTGGATGAAGGCTACAAGGATCAGTTGGAGTCCTCAAGCCCACCAGTCATAGACACAGATGCTTCAGCATGTTTATCTTCGTATAGGAATACTAATTCTGATGATGCTGAATGTGACCCACTGGCATCGAAATTGGATAATAGCTGTAGTCACTCTGATTCAACACCCAAGGATGACAGCAATGGTGAAATCGACCGAGACAATGAGGTTGGTGGAACACTGTCACAGTGTGGTGTTCCAACTTTTGGTTCTTTGTACTATAAGCCACCATATCTAGAAGAGTTTGGTAATTCTTTGGATTCTGCTTTCTCTAACACGTATTACTCCATGTACCAGTCACAAAACTCTAGCCCCACTATGTCACCTATCAGTTTCTTCACTCCACCTTGTGTGAAGGGTTCTTTTTCAGGTGGGCAAAGCCCAGAATCTATACTAAAGAATGCTGCTAAAAGCTTCCCAGATACTCCCTCTATcttaaggagaagaaagagagaagccCATGTTGCACCATCCCCTGAGAAAATTGTGGAAACAGATGAAATTAAAGCCAAAGATAGATTAAGTGCACCGGAAGAACAAGAAAGCACCAGAAACAGTCTGGAATGGACAAGATCTATAAGTGGAAGTTTGTGTGAGAGCCCTTCTTGTCACGGTGATGGTAGTGTGGGACAGTACTGTGAGAAGAAGGCTTTTAATGCTTCTCCTCCTTATCGGTTAAGATCGAAGCGTACTGCAGTATTCAAGTCTGTTGAAAAACAACTTGAGTTTACGTTAAATGAAGAGAAGTTTGATGGTGATACTAAATCTGTGAATCTGGAAATTAAGGGGACTCCTTATGCTACTGAGGATTGTTCACATGCAACAAAGATGGGGGTCACCTAGTAGGGTAATTTTCAAGGTTATTCTGGAACTACGTAATTCTTTTTAGTGCATTGATGAACTCTTGGTGCACAATCCTTCCATGTAATGTTTGTTAATGCTATCTCTTTTGCATTTTCGTTCTCCTTGTGTAATCAAGTCAGAAGTAGATTCAAGATCTTGGTGACTTGGACCACAACCTAATTGTAACATGCCATAAAAGTAAATTGACTGCAGCCATGCTTATGCTGTTCACAATTTGCTCattgttttatatataaattttttgagtcTGTTTACTCTCATGCTTTCTGTATGTGATATGGATACGTTATAGTATTCATGTTTTTATTagatatataaataaaaatacttgCATCAGGATAGCTATGCATTTTTACCTGCCTCCTTATCAGTACAAATGGTACATGCATGTATGGAGTAGCGCAGCATATGTACTGGTTTGTCATTGATTGATGATTATTCTATATACTAACTTCTAGGGCAGATGATAGTAATTTAAGAAATTTGGATCACTTGCAACATGGTGCATACTTTTGGTTTCATGTCTTTGATTGGAAACTTTTTGGTCTTTAGAGAGATATCAAAAGAAGGTTTTTAAGTGTCAGTTGAGGCTTCATCAACACATCTCAATGCTGAGTCTAATTAACCTTGAGCCTCGTTTTTGCACTAGTTTATGTTGCCACACACATGCATCAGTCAACTTGATGTTCCCTTTTTCTACTGTTAGATATTATGCTAGTTAGTTCTCTTGGTAAGTAAGCAAGTTTATGATGCCTATTTAAAGTGCTTCTAATCTGTCTCTTTTTACTAGTGGTGACTTGGTGGTTAAGTTTGAGTTAATCCTGAAGTTGAAGGCTGAAGATGTTTTGGCCGTAGAAGGCAGTCTTATGTCATGTGCTTGTAGAATAAGGATGTTGGGTCTAACCATCTGAAAAATTCACATTGATACAGCTGGTTAATGTACAGAAAGCTCTTTCAACaggagaaaggggaaaaagtctTTGGGGTATGTTTGGtttgcaagaaaagaaaagatcattgcttatgtttttcttttcttttctattcatttcttgcCACCCAAATATACTGTGAGAATTTATGTTGAAAAGAAAGCTCCTTTTAGAACaggtttcttttcctttggccATTATTTAGATACTTGGGCATCACCCAATAAAAACTTGCCTGCTACTGACTAtatatttatcattttcatgacgCAAAAAGATGATTTCTCAAATCTATGAACCGCTTCGAGAAGCATTAATGGGTCTAATAAATAGTTTTATTCTTCAACTTACTGTAACTTTACTTGAAAGGGCTTTCTTCCGAGAAGTAAATGCTTTTAGAGCCAATGATGTGATCATTTTGACAGAAACCTTAATAAAGCTGGGGTTAGATTAAGTTTTAGCACGTATTGACGATTAATAGTTTTGGAATCTTTATTATTCAGACTTGGGTTTCAACAGTTCTGGATGAAGTGCATGTTTGTACAGGTTTGGATACCTGGCCAACTTATTGCACTCCACCTCTTCTACCCACCTTTCTCCCCTCTCCAAATCTAGCACTAATAGAGTCTAACTTATAACGAACGTTTGACTGTAACAGAAAACAAGACATCCAATCTGTAGGAATAGAACTAAGAACAATCTTCTTAAGAAGAACTTAACGACTAGACTGAGATAAAAGAGGAATTTTTTCCAACTTCAGCGTTTCCTTTCAACCCTTTGGATCAACAATGATCAATCCTGAGTTTTATTTCGAGAAAAAAATATTGTAGTTCTAAGGTAAGAGATATTGTCTAAAATAGTATGAATTCCCAAACTGCAAGCCACTAAATTTTTAATATCTTCACCAACATGCTTACTAAATAACACTCGACGACTTCTTCAAATTAATTTTCAAACCAGAGATATCCTGGAATAAGTTCAACAAAGCATGAAGAGTTGAAATGTCATCCTTGTTAgcctaacaaataataaaggtaTCTTCTGCAAACAACAGATGGGTGACCGCAAAATGATGTCTACCATTCTTTGTACCTTAAACATATTTAAATTTCGATAAACATCTAACAGATGGGACAATCCTTCCGTAGCAACTAAGAACAACAAGGGACTTAATGAATACCCTTGCCCTATCCCTCGAGAGGGTTCAAAAAAACAGATACTATTTTTCATTCTAATTGAGTAAGATATTGGAGATAATACATAGCTAAGTTAAATCCTAAGAATTAAAAAATGA is drawn from Telopea speciosissima isolate NSW1024214 ecotype Mountain lineage chromosome 1, Tspe_v1, whole genome shotgun sequence and contains these coding sequences:
- the LOC122669463 gene encoding transcription factor MYB3R-3-like; protein product: MAEMKIEQYCLENKQSAAASSSSVSDSSYSTLKSPGICSPDTASPSHRRTTGPIRRAKGGWTPQEDETLRKAVQAFRGKCWKKIAEFFPDRSEVQCLHRWQKVLNPELVKGPWTQEEDDSIIELVSKYGPTKWSVIAKSLPGRIGKQCRERWHNHLNPMIRKDAWTLEEELALMNAHRIHGNKWAEIAKVLPGRTDNSIKNHWNSSLKKKLDFYLATGELPPVPKTGLQNGTKDLSRPAVKGKSFVSSSKGLDLAAQVSSEVAELCKLDEGYKDQLESSSPPVIDTDASACLSSYRNTNSDDAECDPLASKLDNSCSHSDSTPKDDSNGEIDRDNEVGGTLSQCGVPTFGSLYYKPPYLEEFGNSLDSAFSNTYYSMYQSQNSSPTMSPISFFTPPCVKGSFSGGQSPESILKNAAKSFPDTPSILRRRKREAHVAPSPEKIVETDEIKAKDRLSAPEEQESTRNSLEWTRSISGSLCESPSCHGDGSVGQYCEKKAFNASPPYRLRSKRTAVFKSVEKQLEFTLNEEKFDGDTKSVNLEIKGTPYATEDCSHATKMGVT